A window of the Streptomyces sp. Ag109_O5-10 genome harbors these coding sequences:
- a CDS encoding SigE family RNA polymerase sigma factor → MTTPVCTGASDAAAVSARQTRPYARPSYPSFASYVRARQPVLLRTARSLTANPSDAEDLLQTALAKTYVAWERIEDHRALDGYVRRALLNTRTSQWRKRRVDEFVCDEMPEPEPVPGEDDPAERQALHDAMWRAITKLPARQRAMVVLRYYEDLSEVQTAEVLGVSVGTVKSAVSRALGKLREDPELDLAR, encoded by the coding sequence ATGACCACACCCGTCTGCACCGGCGCTTCGGACGCCGCCGCTGTCTCGGCGCGGCAGACCCGCCCGTACGCCCGCCCCTCCTATCCGTCGTTCGCGTCGTACGTCAGGGCCCGCCAGCCCGTCCTGCTGCGCACCGCCCGGTCGCTGACCGCGAACCCGAGCGATGCCGAGGACCTCCTCCAGACCGCGCTCGCCAAGACCTACGTGGCCTGGGAGCGGATCGAGGACCACCGGGCCCTCGACGGCTATGTGCGCCGGGCCCTGCTCAACACCCGGACCTCGCAGTGGCGCAAGCGCCGGGTCGACGAGTTCGTCTGCGACGAGATGCCCGAGCCCGAGCCGGTGCCCGGTGAGGACGACCCGGCCGAACGGCAGGCGCTGCACGACGCGATGTGGCGGGCGATCACGAAACTCCCGGCGCGGCAGCGGGCGATGGTGGTGCTGCGGTACTACGAGGACCTGAGCGAGGTGCAGACGGCCGAGGTGCTCGGGGTCTCGGTGGGCACGGTGAAGTCGGCC
- a CDS encoding lipid-transfer protein encodes MSVRGRDSLGGRAAVVGIGATEFSKDSGRSELRLAAEAVRAALDDAGLSPADVDGMVTFTMDTSPEITVAQACGIGELSFFSRVHYGGGAACATVQQAALAIAAGVAEVVVCYRAFNERSGRRFGSGVQHREPSAEGAALGWVLPFGLLTPASWVAMAAQRYLHTYGLTPEAFGQVAVTGRAYAATNPAAWFHGRPITLADHAASRWIVEPLRLLDCCQETDGGQALVVTSVERARDLPHPPAVIAAAAQGAGRAQEQMTSFYRDDLTGLPEMGVVARQLWRTSGLAPADIDVGILYDHFTPFVLMQLEEFGFCGRGEAADFVAGARLPLNTHGGQLGEAYLHGMNGVAEGVRQLRGTAVNPVPGADRVLVTAGTGVPTSGLVLTSDG; translated from the coding sequence ATGAGCGTGCGGGGCCGGGACTCGCTCGGCGGGCGGGCGGCGGTCGTCGGCATCGGGGCGACCGAGTTCTCCAAGGACTCGGGGCGCAGCGAGCTGCGGCTGGCGGCGGAGGCGGTGCGGGCCGCGCTGGACGACGCGGGGCTGTCCCCGGCGGACGTGGACGGCATGGTGACGTTCACGATGGACACCAGCCCGGAGATCACCGTGGCGCAGGCCTGCGGGATCGGCGAGCTGTCCTTCTTCTCCCGCGTCCACTACGGCGGCGGCGCGGCCTGCGCGACCGTCCAGCAGGCGGCACTGGCGATCGCGGCCGGGGTCGCCGAGGTGGTGGTCTGCTACCGCGCCTTCAACGAGAGATCGGGCCGCCGCTTCGGCTCGGGGGTACAGCACCGGGAGCCGTCGGCGGAGGGCGCGGCGCTCGGCTGGGTGCTGCCGTTCGGCCTGCTCACCCCGGCGTCCTGGGTGGCGATGGCGGCGCAGCGCTACCTGCACACGTACGGGCTGACCCCGGAGGCGTTCGGGCAGGTGGCGGTGACCGGCCGCGCGTACGCGGCGACCAACCCGGCCGCCTGGTTCCACGGCCGCCCCATCACCCTCGCGGACCACGCGGCCTCCCGCTGGATCGTCGAGCCGCTCCGGCTCCTGGACTGCTGCCAGGAGACGGACGGCGGCCAGGCCCTCGTCGTCACGTCGGTGGAACGGGCCCGCGACCTGCCGCATCCGCCGGCGGTGATCGCGGCGGCCGCGCAGGGGGCCGGCCGGGCCCAGGAGCAGATGACCAGCTTCTACCGGGACGACCTGACCGGGCTGCCGGAGATGGGCGTGGTGGCCCGCCAGCTGTGGCGCACCAGCGGACTGGCCCCGGCGGACATCGACGTGGGGATCCTGTACGACCACTTCACCCCGTTCGTGCTGATGCAGCTGGAGGAGTTCGGGTTCTGCGGGCGGGGGGAGGCCGCGGACTTCGTGGCCGGGGCGCGGCTGCCGCTGAACACGCATGGAGGCCAGCTCGGGGAGGCCTACCTGCACGGGATGAACGGGGTGGCGGAGGGGGTGCGCCAGCTGCGCGGCACCGCCGTGAACCCCGTACCGGGCGCGGACCGGGTCCTGGTGACGGCCGGCACGGGCGTACCGACGTCCGGGCTGGTCCTGACCTCGGACGGGTGA